From the Paenibacillus sp. FSL H8-0548 genome, one window contains:
- a CDS encoding glycosyltransferase family 4 protein, translated as MIKTFVFVSYELAPINAGGCGVFIHNALQELLKDSDNHIVLLLDMPKYECEQYENEYKPQLPNNKNLKIVCLSEILKGDVGCGQEYDNIFLQKSYRFYKGLLLLCEQLAINYIEFFDYVGIGYFAIRAKRFEGEFENIILSVRAHCTIDLMDIEQIPNEINLYKIEMYQMEKDAIRHADYVMAPSNSWSQIYMQRYDVKQESIIVSPPPVKNWDDVEYILNEKQQDVLFYGRIFQLKGVDVFIDAAVLFISKNSSNNSIFYLVGYDGFDMNGTPYRNQLIERIPEEFRKRFVFTGQLDHKKLEKILCSVRFAVFPNLVESFCYSIHELYGIGVPIISNNIPAFNDYFQNEKNALVYDGTSYDLVAKMEKMLNNADLRKQISSPFKVTNNKLFNISYTNVFKKKSIEHINNNLSWKCSLIVLQEEDFSTQYLSILEHTDLDLEKSYILSNSSPGVPVSFLGKIRYAKRLDGVIDYELPLMPYVLTCYASDIIDPIYITKAKKVFSLSQDIHYVGCYYRNEVGYTQYDLYKNHIYRPYNNLSRSIVYVNAKSANIRDIFDNRFAELGELNIINKEGYVIPDALLAISKTRVDVHREQFVYRLHKTTENTVWNPFILFPYINEPLIVKNYNENEETTKKLKKTYHKIKVRVDKWDGKKGKFAVMTLRLLRNFLRKHKKNS; from the coding sequence ATGATAAAAACATTTGTGTTTGTTTCCTATGAGTTAGCACCTATTAATGCAGGCGGATGTGGGGTTTTTATTCATAATGCATTACAAGAGTTATTAAAGGATTCGGATAATCATATTGTTTTATTGTTAGATATGCCTAAGTATGAATGTGAGCAATATGAGAATGAATACAAGCCACAGTTACCAAATAACAAAAACTTAAAAATAGTTTGCCTCTCAGAGATTCTTAAGGGAGATGTTGGTTGTGGTCAAGAATATGATAATATTTTCTTGCAAAAAAGCTATCGATTTTATAAAGGTTTGCTTTTATTGTGTGAACAACTTGCTATTAATTACATTGAGTTCTTTGATTATGTTGGAATTGGTTACTTTGCTATACGCGCAAAGCGGTTTGAAGGAGAATTTGAAAATATAATACTAAGTGTTAGAGCACATTGTACAATTGATTTAATGGATATTGAACAAATTCCAAATGAAATTAATTTATATAAGATCGAAATGTATCAGATGGAAAAGGATGCTATTCGGCATGCTGATTATGTAATGGCTCCATCTAACTCTTGGAGTCAAATATATATGCAGCGCTATGATGTTAAGCAGGAAAGTATTATTGTATCACCCCCCCCAGTGAAAAATTGGGATGACGTTGAATATATTCTAAATGAAAAACAACAAGATGTATTATTTTATGGACGTATATTTCAATTAAAAGGAGTAGATGTTTTTATTGATGCTGCGGTTTTGTTTATTTCTAAAAATTCCAGCAACAATTCTATTTTTTATTTAGTTGGTTATGATGGATTTGATATGAATGGAACTCCGTATAGAAACCAATTAATAGAGCGAATTCCTGAGGAATTTAGAAAAAGGTTTGTATTTACTGGACAGTTAGATCATAAAAAGCTAGAAAAAATACTTTGTTCAGTTAGGTTTGCTGTATTTCCAAACCTGGTTGAATCTTTCTGCTATAGTATTCATGAGCTTTATGGAATTGGAGTACCTATAATTTCAAATAACATTCCGGCATTTAATGATTATTTTCAAAATGAAAAGAATGCACTTGTGTATGATGGAACTTCTTATGATCTAGTTGCGAAAATGGAGAAAATGTTAAATAATGCTGATTTGAGGAAGCAGATTAGCTCCCCCTTTAAAGTTACAAACAATAAGTTATTCAATATTTCCTATACTAATGTATTTAAAAAGAAATCTATCGAGCATATTAATAATAATCTTAGTTGGAAATGTTCTCTAATCGTGTTGCAAGAAGAAGATTTTAGCACGCAATACTTATCGATACTGGAGCATACAGATTTAGATCTAGAAAAAAGCTATATCTTATCGAATTCATCACCGGGTGTTCCGGTGTCCTTTCTGGGTAAGATAAGGTACGCAAAGCGGCTCGATGGTGTTATTGATTATGAATTACCATTAATGCCTTATGTACTAACATGTTACGCAAGCGATATTATTGATCCCATTTATATAACTAAAGCTAAAAAGGTATTCTCACTATCACAAGATATTCATTATGTTGGTTGTTACTATCGAAATGAAGTTGGCTATACGCAATATGATCTGTACAAAAATCATATTTATAGGCCATATAATAACTTGTCAAGATCAATAGTATATGTTAACGCTAAATCCGCGAATATAAGAGACATATTTGATAATCGATTTGCTGAATTAGGTGAGTTAAACATTATAAATAAAGAAGGCTATGTTATTCCAGATGCATTATTGGCTATTTCTAAAACTAGAGTTGATGTTCATAGAGAACAGTTTGTTTACAGGTTACATAAAACAACTGAAAATACTGTATGGAATCCTTTTATTTTGTTTCCATATATTAATGAGCCTCTAATAGTGAAAAACTATAATGAAAACGAAGAAACTACAAAAAAACTGAAAAAAACTTACCATAAGATTAAAGTTAGGGTAGACAAATGGGATGGTAAAAAGGGTAAGTTTGCAGTGATGACACTAAGGTTACTACGAAATTTCTTAAGAAAACATAAAAAAAATAGTTGA
- a CDS encoding methyltransferase domain-containing protein, whose product MSSHIFENEAWWQENGSVWVDEVDKRRAMQPLYGIQEVVLSSMFSNIGEKIKILEFGVGFGRHAEYLDQIPNVEFYGVDQSPTMLENLKERISNDNDIHNRITLIEPRTKLPFPDDFFDFVYTVSVLIHIQPTHLSGILSELVRVSKHGVIHFENNYTLSSELQFPDHNGCWQHSIIKEYENIGFSCELMEKVADEQDLYYTKISNRWNKSDLENKIVFSRLRLLDQRIRPNILKFEGEVGWRTQELKDRIEREFQAKEEIDRLQQSNKKHSLEKNYMKERLNIYEDKHDKLIIEINEERVQKEQYINDCTMLRSQVIYLESRLNEIETSLAWRIITKIRNMELLYNMMQPARKIVNRFRKMRQRKEVLYSHSPTPQANHGNNNEKKFNELFQKLSEIPEKSHISIHQPEWLGVTYSTKELFAFIISIKELHDNADIKYIASQISKKKVKSITFSGFAIGYYQLAKYLKELNPELSLKVFWHGNTTHMYEDYSWNRYQEIIHLINEGTLDGWGFAKESMAKLYSKKGYPSFFVRNKVNIGRDSIEKQKFITGSRMKIGVYASGVTWNKNAFTQIAAVGLIENAEVNAVPYTARMKLFAEQLNIEFNGIESAVSRDELLELMECNDINLYVTFSECAPILLLESLEMGVPCLSGPNHHYFEGTKLAEYLVINQPDNPVEIAEKAENALRNKEEIIALYKEWKIKNNELSEQSLKVFLGGEL is encoded by the coding sequence ATGTCTTCTCACATATTTGAAAATGAAGCATGGTGGCAAGAAAATGGTTCGGTCTGGGTAGATGAAGTAGATAAAAGAAGAGCAATGCAACCACTATATGGCATTCAAGAAGTGGTGCTCTCAAGCATGTTTTCAAATATTGGTGAAAAAATAAAAATTCTTGAGTTCGGTGTTGGATTTGGAAGGCATGCTGAGTACTTGGATCAGATACCTAATGTTGAGTTTTATGGTGTCGATCAAAGCCCAACTATGTTGGAAAATTTAAAGGAAAGAATATCTAACGATAATGATATTCATAATAGAATAACACTTATTGAACCAAGGACGAAACTACCATTTCCTGACGATTTTTTTGATTTTGTTTATACTGTTTCAGTTTTAATTCATATACAACCAACACATTTAAGTGGAATTTTATCTGAATTGGTTCGTGTATCCAAGCACGGTGTGATTCATTTTGAGAATAATTACACCTTAAGTTCAGAATTACAATTTCCAGATCATAATGGTTGTTGGCAACATTCAATAATTAAAGAATATGAAAATATAGGTTTTTCTTGCGAGCTCATGGAAAAGGTGGCGGATGAGCAGGATCTGTATTACACAAAAATCTCTAATAGATGGAATAAAAGTGATTTAGAAAATAAGATAGTCTTTTCTAGGCTTCGTTTATTAGATCAGCGAATTCGGCCAAACATCTTGAAATTTGAAGGAGAGGTAGGTTGGCGAACTCAAGAATTAAAAGATCGGATAGAAAGAGAATTCCAAGCGAAAGAAGAAATAGATAGATTACAACAAAGTAATAAGAAACACTCTTTGGAAAAGAATTATATGAAAGAGAGATTGAATATTTACGAAGACAAGCATGATAAGTTAATAATAGAAATTAACGAAGAACGTGTACAAAAGGAACAATATATAAATGATTGCACTATGCTAAGATCCCAAGTTATTTATCTTGAATCCCGATTAAATGAAATTGAAACTTCACTTGCATGGAGAATAATTACAAAGATTAGAAACATGGAACTTTTGTATAATATGATGCAGCCAGCAAGAAAAATAGTAAATAGATTTCGTAAGATGAGACAACGCAAAGAAGTTTTATATTCTCATAGTCCAACCCCTCAAGCTAATCATGGGAATAATAATGAGAAAAAATTCAATGAATTATTTCAAAAGTTAAGCGAGATTCCGGAAAAATCACATATTTCAATTCATCAGCCAGAATGGTTAGGAGTAACATATTCTACTAAGGAATTGTTTGCATTCATAATATCTATAAAAGAATTGCATGACAATGCAGACATTAAATATATTGCTTCTCAGATTTCTAAGAAGAAAGTAAAAAGTATTACATTTAGCGGATTTGCTATTGGGTATTATCAACTAGCGAAATACTTAAAAGAATTAAATCCTGAATTATCACTTAAAGTTTTTTGGCATGGAAATACTACCCATATGTATGAGGATTATTCTTGGAATAGGTACCAGGAAATAATACATTTGATAAATGAAGGAACTTTAGACGGCTGGGGATTCGCTAAGGAAAGTATGGCTAAGTTATACTCAAAAAAAGGATATCCAAGCTTTTTCGTTCGAAATAAAGTGAATATAGGAAGAGATAGCATAGAAAAACAGAAATTCATAACAGGAAGTAGGATGAAAATTGGAGTATATGCATCCGGAGTGACGTGGAATAAAAATGCATTCACGCAAATAGCGGCTGTAGGTTTGATTGAAAATGCAGAAGTTAATGCAGTTCCCTATACAGCAAGGATGAAATTGTTTGCAGAACAATTAAATATTGAATTTAATGGAATAGAATCGGCAGTAAGCCGAGATGAACTACTTGAATTAATGGAGTGTAACGATATTAACCTATATGTAACTTTCTCTGAGTGTGCTCCAATCTTATTACTTGAAAGTTTAGAGATGGGCGTTCCATGTCTCTCAGGGCCAAACCATCATTATTTTGAGGGTACAAAACTTGCAGAGTATCTTGTCATTAACCAGCCGGATAACCCTGTCGAAATTGCTGAAAAAGCAGAGAATGCTCTTCGAAATAAAGAGGAAATAATAGCGTTATATAAAGAATGGAAGATTAAAAACAATGAATTGTCTGAGCAAAGTTTGAAGGTTTTTCTAGGTGGTGAGTTATAA
- a CDS encoding ABC transporter ATP-binding protein: MSSNNIAINIKQICKSYKMYNSPTDRLRDFFERSNKGRYQEFHALDSISFEVKKGDTVGIVGKNGSGKSTLLQIIAGTVTPTSGSIEINGKVVALLELGSGFNPEFTGRENVYLNAAMYSISKAAVEKKFAEIESFADIGDHIDQPVKTYSSGMFARLAFSVAINMEPDILIIDEILAVGDVAFQAKCVSKMRQLKDKGVTLLFVSHSVDAIKSMCNSAVLMKNGKLIEQDTAEKITNYYLAMVREEMNESVIEEDSQNNDSSDDVISKKEKIGSDSFRYGVGDVRFTNVYMENEDSELTRVYEFGEMGTLVCEISSNIDVQNINISFLVRDITGVDLFGTTMFDEKIPLITIKANEKKYVRFTFPISLRQGSYSISVAVNKVTSRDYSDVYLYEQIDGVTAFEVFRKLDRPVHYKVHYPIEIKL, translated from the coding sequence ATGTCATCTAATAACATTGCTATAAATATAAAACAGATATGTAAATCTTATAAGATGTATAACTCACCGACTGATAGGCTAAGGGATTTTTTTGAGAGATCGAATAAAGGAAGATATCAAGAGTTTCATGCGTTGGATTCCATTTCATTTGAGGTAAAAAAAGGGGATACTGTTGGAATTGTAGGCAAAAATGGTTCAGGAAAATCGACGCTTTTGCAAATTATTGCGGGTACTGTTACTCCTACTTCAGGTTCTATAGAGATAAACGGAAAAGTTGTTGCGTTACTTGAATTGGGTTCTGGTTTTAATCCTGAATTTACAGGTAGAGAGAATGTTTATTTAAACGCAGCTATGTATAGTATAAGTAAAGCCGCCGTAGAGAAGAAATTCGCTGAAATCGAGTCTTTTGCTGACATAGGGGATCACATTGATCAACCCGTAAAGACTTATTCAAGTGGAATGTTTGCAAGACTTGCTTTTTCTGTAGCAATTAATATGGAACCTGACATATTAATAATTGATGAAATATTAGCTGTAGGTGATGTTGCATTTCAAGCTAAATGTGTTTCGAAAATGAGACAACTAAAAGATAAGGGAGTTACGTTGTTGTTTGTTAGTCATTCTGTTGATGCAATAAAATCAATGTGTAACTCTGCAGTTCTAATGAAGAATGGTAAATTGATAGAGCAAGATACAGCTGAAAAAATTACAAACTACTATTTAGCTATGGTAAGAGAAGAAATGAACGAAAGTGTGATAGAAGAAGATTCTCAAAATAATGACTCTTCGGATGATGTTATTAGTAAGAAAGAAAAAATAGGTTCTGATAGTTTTAGATATGGTGTAGGAGATGTTCGGTTTACTAACGTATACATGGAAAATGAAGACTCTGAACTAACTAGAGTTTACGAATTTGGAGAAATGGGAACATTAGTCTGCGAGATATCGTCTAATATCGATGTACAGAACATTAATATCTCTTTTTTAGTGAGAGATATTACTGGAGTTGATTTATTTGGTACTACGATGTTTGATGAGAAGATTCCTTTGATTACTATAAAAGCAAACGAAAAAAAATATGTTCGATTTACTTTTCCAATATCATTACGGCAGGGTAGTTATTCTATATCTGTAGCGGTAAATAAAGTTACAAGTCGAGATTATTCTGATGTATATCTATACGAACAAATTGATGGTGTAACTGCATTTGAAGTTTTTCGTAAACTTGATCGACCAGTCCATTATAAGGTTCATTATCCAATCGAAATAAAATTATAA
- a CDS encoding ABC transporter permease, translating to MKTNLINKVVRYLSSLYSSKNLLFEFTKRDFQQRYKGSLLGVVWAFIAPLLMLAVYSFIFVIVFKSRWGNVTESSDMLYTFMIFAGLIPFNLFAESVNRSVGILTQSSNYIKKVVIKLEILPTSIVLSTAINSLFSLLLLVLGKFLFLDTPNGVLIFAPLVLVPIVILSLGVSLLVAALGIYLRDLVYIVGLLVNILFYMSPIFYSASVIPEKFRFILAFNPISPIITLYRDIFINGQLFSLSLYFQTCFTALIVLVIGLFVFNFLKKGFADVI from the coding sequence ATGAAAACAAATCTAATTAATAAAGTAGTAAGATATTTATCTTCATTGTATAGTTCGAAAAACCTGCTTTTCGAGTTTACAAAAAGAGACTTTCAGCAAAGATATAAAGGATCTCTTTTAGGAGTGGTTTGGGCGTTTATTGCACCTTTACTAATGCTTGCTGTTTATAGTTTCATTTTTGTGATCGTGTTTAAGTCGAGATGGGGAAATGTAACAGAGAGTAGCGATATGCTATATACATTTATGATTTTTGCTGGATTAATTCCCTTTAATTTATTTGCAGAATCAGTAAATAGGTCAGTAGGTATATTAACTCAAAGCTCTAACTATATAAAGAAGGTAGTCATTAAATTAGAAATTTTACCAACGAGCATTGTATTGTCGACTGCTATAAACAGTTTGTTTTCCTTATTATTATTAGTGTTAGGGAAATTTTTGTTTCTAGACACGCCAAATGGAGTGTTGATCTTTGCTCCATTAGTATTAGTGCCAATTGTTATTTTATCTTTAGGGGTCTCATTATTAGTTGCAGCATTAGGGATTTATTTAAGGGATCTTGTATACATAGTAGGATTATTAGTAAACATACTATTCTATATGTCACCAATTTTTTACTCTGCTTCTGTTATTCCGGAGAAATTTAGGTTTATATTAGCATTTAATCCAATTAGCCCAATAATCACTTTATATAGAGATATATTTATTAATGGTCAGTTGTTTTCACTATCTTTATATTTCCAAACATGTTTTACTGCTCTAATTGTTTTAGTTATAGGTTTATTTGTTTTTAATTTTTTAAAGAAGGGATTTGCCGATGTCATCTAA
- a CDS encoding O-antigen ligase family protein, producing the protein MSARNKSKSSTTAVSADLSLWRWLGTIGIALFLVIFPYERGLFNGFELSFEGPIYGAVIFGLFLLLITAVYIFRGPQLHSYRGILTVFVMLLPFIYWLSSFQAVSSYYAKFMVLVFFLLATLFISGLYFAESKLSRKTIEYALMLSSYLIVIFGLLNLFGQLYYRDALWLAHDGYRLASVFQYSNTYAGFLVGIFLVSLYYAVHCVRPSAKIVHAAMLVPIWISFMFTYSRGAIVFIPVIVLIILPFLRLSKQIAYLVFMVLSIIVSMAILGKLTTIADAIAALVQPTELKAQTPISLFSSLPLQGWGLLLLGMLITTGLILLYHAKADGFLERKLAKLSANKWSFAAVPVIAIILAAAAAGSLLGSSAIRGLLPDKIAVRFENINLQQHSVQERLTFYKDGLHVAADYPLLGGGGGAWQAMFEQYQNNPYWSRQAHSFIVQTLVESGWIGLITLIALLAFVYALYIRLYIRHPELRGSHFIFFILSLSLLLHSTIDFDMSYIYIISLLFISLGCMLAPYSSKLVIERFKDKNKLTWDKAAFPAILGLLSLVLIVIAIRGNSGVQKYDKVYDLAVQQQTSLDKLLPLLDDAIKVSPKNSTFTLTKANWLEQAYTQTSSADWLEQAISTVNEARKFDSYNRGLLMSQYRLLQETGLFEESLSVIDEGVEKFPWDINLYQAAVTSYVKAHQTALTEQNVAKANEYEQRVNELTDEITRRIEQLAALPAEQLQGRDFAFTPDIEEAIAQFELAMTK; encoded by the coding sequence ATGAGTGCAAGAAACAAATCAAAAAGCAGTACAACGGCTGTTTCCGCTGATTTATCGCTTTGGAGGTGGCTAGGGACGATCGGTATCGCCCTATTTTTGGTTATTTTCCCTTATGAGAGAGGCTTGTTCAATGGTTTTGAATTGAGCTTTGAAGGGCCCATTTATGGTGCTGTCATCTTTGGGCTTTTTTTGCTGCTCATAACTGCTGTCTACATTTTTCGCGGCCCACAGCTTCATAGCTATCGTGGTATTTTGACAGTTTTCGTCATGCTCCTTCCTTTCATTTATTGGCTTTCTTCCTTTCAAGCCGTATCGAGCTACTACGCCAAGTTTATGGTTCTTGTCTTCTTCCTGCTCGCCACTCTCTTTATCAGTGGCCTTTATTTTGCTGAATCCAAGCTTTCCAGAAAAACGATTGAATACGCGCTTATGCTCTCCTCTTATTTAATCGTTATTTTTGGCCTGCTTAATCTGTTTGGACAACTGTATTACAGAGACGCGCTATGGCTTGCCCATGATGGTTATCGCCTTGCCTCTGTCTTTCAATATTCAAATACGTATGCTGGCTTTTTAGTCGGAATCTTTCTAGTCAGCCTTTATTATGCGGTCCATTGCGTGCGTCCATCTGCAAAAATTGTCCATGCCGCTATGCTAGTGCCAATTTGGATTTCATTTATGTTTACTTACTCACGCGGAGCTATTGTCTTTATTCCTGTTATTGTACTCATTATTCTGCCTTTTTTACGCTTATCGAAACAAATTGCATATCTGGTATTTATGGTGTTATCCATCATCGTATCCATGGCTATTTTAGGAAAGCTCACAACTATTGCTGATGCTATTGCCGCCCTGGTACAACCGACTGAATTGAAAGCTCAAACACCGATCTCCTTATTCAGCTCTTTGCCGCTGCAAGGCTGGGGCCTCCTGCTCCTCGGTATGTTGATCACTACTGGACTGATTCTACTCTATCATGCCAAGGCAGATGGGTTTCTAGAGCGTAAACTTGCAAAGCTCTCTGCTAACAAATGGTCTTTCGCAGCCGTACCTGTAATTGCTATTATTCTAGCAGCTGCAGCAGCAGGCAGCCTGCTTGGCAGCAGCGCTATTCGCGGCTTGCTCCCAGATAAGATTGCTGTACGCTTCGAAAATATTAATTTACAACAGCACAGCGTGCAAGAGCGATTAACCTTTTACAAAGACGGTCTTCACGTAGCTGCAGATTATCCTCTGCTTGGCGGCGGCGGCGGCGCTTGGCAGGCTATGTTTGAGCAATATCAGAACAATCCTTATTGGAGCAGGCAAGCTCATAGCTTCATTGTTCAGACTTTGGTAGAAAGCGGCTGGATTGGATTAATTACATTGATTGCTCTACTTGCTTTTGTATATGCATTGTACATTCGATTATACATTCGTCACCCTGAACTAAGAGGCAGTCATTTCATCTTTTTTATACTATCCTTGTCACTGCTGCTTCATAGCACAATCGATTTCGATATGAGCTACATTTATATTATCTCTCTCTTATTTATATCGCTTGGCTGCATGCTAGCTCCTTACAGCAGCAAGCTTGTCATTGAGCGCTTCAAAGATAAGAACAAATTAACCTGGGATAAGGCTGCATTCCCAGCTATTCTTGGACTTCTATCTTTAGTTCTAATCGTCATTGCCATCCGAGGAAACAGCGGAGTTCAAAAATACGATAAGGTGTATGATTTAGCCGTACAGCAGCAAACATCACTCGATAAGCTTCTTCCTTTACTCGATGATGCGATCAAAGTGTCACCTAAAAATTCCACCTTCACTTTAACGAAGGCCAATTGGCTCGAGCAAGCCTATACACAAACATCATCAGCCGATTGGCTTGAGCAAGCCATAAGCACAGTCAACGAAGCTAGAAAATTTGATTCCTATAATCGAGGCCTTCTCATGTCGCAATATCGCCTTTTACAGGAAACAGGACTTTTTGAGGAATCTCTTTCCGTTATTGATGAAGGCGTTGAGAAATTCCCTTGGGATATCAACCTTTATCAGGCTGCCGTAACGTCCTATGTTAAGGCTCATCAGACGGCTCTTACGGAACAAAATGTCGCAAAAGCAAATGAGTATGAGCAGCGTGTTAATGAGCTGACAGATGAGATTACAAGAAGAATCGAGCAGCTTGCTGCCTTACCGGCTGAGCAGCTGCAAGGGCGTGACTTTGCTTTCACCCCAGATATAGAGGAAGCCATTGCTCAATTCGAGCTGGCAATGACCAAATAA
- a CDS encoding M23 family metallopeptidase, translated as MKRERKPKWSFVVLRGADKTVKQFHVSKRSVFAAPTAALLAVTGCFGGLHLKSTYELHQLEEQLTRQDAQFTQTVAAKNEAILSLQEEIIELIEQAADVEQRVNDLQQLEQKLQQFIESYGSRIAPSAYQIEGQKKEPSLPALPNIAPIPSFLTAAKIDSKQYAQMAQKTNLSLASLQRMIRTMEESMTVTLELAKATRSSVDGYPSFWPTRSRMLTSGFGYRSDPFTGRSTFHAGIDITGKLNDPVFSAADGLVAETGYNRSHGNYIIIDHPNDLQSAYMHLSQIEAIEGDTVVRGEKLGLLGSSGRSTGPHLHFQIMQKNEPTQPLKFLALIKED; from the coding sequence TTGAAACGAGAGCGGAAGCCAAAATGGTCCTTTGTCGTGCTGCGTGGCGCAGACAAAACCGTAAAACAGTTTCACGTCTCAAAACGCTCGGTATTCGCAGCACCTACAGCAGCGTTGCTTGCGGTTACGGGATGTTTCGGTGGACTCCACTTGAAGTCCACTTATGAGCTTCACCAATTGGAAGAACAATTAACGAGACAGGACGCTCAGTTCACCCAAACCGTAGCTGCAAAAAATGAAGCAATCCTCTCCTTGCAGGAAGAAATCATTGAGCTCATTGAGCAGGCTGCCGATGTGGAGCAAAGAGTGAATGACCTGCAGCAGCTCGAGCAAAAACTCCAGCAATTTATTGAAAGCTACGGAAGCAGAATAGCTCCCTCTGCCTATCAGATAGAGGGACAGAAAAAGGAGCCTTCCCTGCCTGCACTCCCAAACATCGCACCTATACCAAGCTTCTTAACCGCTGCCAAGATAGATTCCAAGCAGTATGCTCAAATGGCACAAAAAACAAACCTCAGTCTAGCTTCTCTTCAGCGAATGATCCGGACTATGGAGGAATCAATGACGGTTACGCTGGAGCTGGCCAAAGCAACTCGTTCCTCTGTAGATGGCTATCCGTCTTTCTGGCCTACACGCTCCAGAATGCTCACCTCTGGATTTGGCTATCGAAGTGATCCCTTTACCGGGCGCTCCACCTTTCATGCCGGCATCGACATCACAGGCAAGCTCAACGACCCCGTATTCAGCGCTGCCGACGGGCTAGTAGCTGAAACTGGCTATAATCGTTCACATGGCAACTATATCATCATAGACCACCCTAATGACCTACAGAGCGCCTACATGCATTTGAGCCAGATAGAAGCTATAGAAGGTGATACTGTTGTCCGAGGAGAGAAATTAGGACTACTCGGCTCCAGCGGTAGAAGCACCGGTCCACATTTACATTTTCAAATTATGCAAAAGAACGAGCCTACTCAGCCATTAAAATTTTTGGCGCTTATAAAGGAGGATTAA
- a CDS encoding polymer-forming cytoskeletal protein, with product MFKENKRHSVTDSLIGKDTVFEGKMSCDASLRIEGEYRGDIDCKSDVVIGECGIALSNIKARNVTVAGKVFGDIVTSGRLIITSSGQLTGTLTACSLIIQDGGSFNGMCHMEQTDIAKHTLTETDKPSLQGKEINHKETKEKSRQAG from the coding sequence ATGTTTAAAGAAAACAAACGGCACTCAGTAACGGACAGCTTAATTGGAAAAGACACGGTTTTCGAGGGAAAAATGAGCTGCGATGCAAGTCTTCGAATTGAAGGAGAATACCGTGGCGATATTGATTGCAAGTCAGATGTTGTTATCGGGGAATGCGGCATAGCGCTCTCAAATATTAAAGCAAGGAATGTCACTGTGGCTGGTAAAGTATTTGGAGATATTGTAACGAGCGGCCGCCTCATCATTACCTCCTCTGGGCAATTGACAGGCACTCTCACAGCGTGCTCTCTAATCATTCAAGATGGGGGCTCCTTTAATGGCATGTGTCATATGGAGCAAACCGATATCGCAAAACATACGCTTACAGAGACAGATAAGCCTAGTCTACAAGGCAAGGAGATCAACCACAAGGAAACGAAAGAGAAGTCGCGTCAAGCCGGGTAA
- a CDS encoding DUF2705 family protein encodes MVNFLPLIQNENMKIYRRPRTWVMSGILLLLVLAISIMWLIFGGRDSSMWDVAFLESSILFLLVTIFTVVIAAGGVAEEFTSGTIKLLLIRPWSRSKILLSKYISIMLFAILLAILLFGSTILVNWICFGINADPEIKPSFISEEITSPVMYMLKYYGLTLISLVVTVTLAFMLSTIFRSSGLAIGMALFLLLGVNSFVALIAMLDYKWIDYLLFIHLNLTQYLDGFPMREGMTLGFSLGVLAVYYVIFIALTWYIFNKRDVAS; translated from the coding sequence TTGGTTAATTTTTTACCGCTTATACAAAATGAGAATATGAAAATTTACCGTCGTCCTCGTACTTGGGTAATGTCGGGAATTTTATTGCTGCTCGTATTGGCGATATCGATTATGTGGCTTATCTTCGGAGGCAGAGATTCCTCTATGTGGGATGTCGCGTTTTTGGAATCCTCGATATTGTTTCTATTAGTTACGATATTTACAGTGGTCATCGCGGCTGGCGGTGTCGCAGAGGAATTCACAAGCGGGACGATCAAGCTGCTGCTTATACGTCCATGGTCGCGTTCGAAAATACTATTGTCCAAATATATTTCCATTATGCTGTTTGCAATTCTGCTCGCGATTTTATTATTTGGAAGTACAATTCTCGTCAACTGGATATGCTTTGGAATTAATGCAGATCCCGAGATAAAGCCAAGCTTCATTAGCGAGGAAATAACGAGTCCGGTCATGTATATGCTCAAATATTATGGCTTAACGTTAATTTCACTCGTAGTCACAGTTACACTGGCGTTTATGCTGTCTACCATTTTCCGCAGCAGTGGACTTGCCATTGGGATGGCACTGTTTCTCTTGCTTGGCGTTAACAGCTTTGTCGCTTTAATCGCGATGCTTGATTACAAGTGGATTGATTATTTATTGTTTATTCATTTGAATCTTACGCAATATTTAGATGGCTTCCCAATGCGGGAAGGGATGACTTTAGGCTTCTCTCTTGGTGTGTTAGCCGTTTATTATGTCATCTTCATCGCTTTGACGTGGTATATATTCAATAAACGCGACGTCGCTTCTTAA